Proteins encoded together in one Malaclemys terrapin pileata isolate rMalTer1 chromosome 16, rMalTer1.hap1, whole genome shotgun sequence window:
- the RAN gene encoding GTP-binding nuclear protein Ran produces MAAQGEPQVQFKLVLVGDGGTGKTTFVKRHLTGEFEKKYVATLGVEVHPLVFHTNRGPIKFNVWDTAGQEKFGGLRDGYYIQAQCAIIMFDVTSRVTYKNVPNWHRDLVRVCENIPIVLCGNKVDIKDRKVKAKSIVFHRKKNLQYYDISAKSNYNFEKPFLWLARKLIGDPNLEFVAMPALAPPEVVMDPALAAQYEQDLQIAQTTALPDEDDDL; encoded by the exons ATGGCCGCCCAAGGAGAGCCCCAAGTGCAGTTTAAG CTTGTCTTGGTTGGTGATGGTGGTACTGGTAAAACAACATTTGTAAAACGTCATTTGACTGGTGAATTTGAGAAGAAGTATGTAG CTACACTGGGTGTTGAAGTCCATCCTCTGGTGTTCCACACTAATAGAGGTCCAATTAAATTTAATGTATGGGACACGGCTGGTCAGGAGAAATTTGGTGGTCTGCGGGATGGTTACTATATTCAGG CTCAGTGTGCCATCATAATGTTTGATGTAACATCAAGAGTTACATACAAGAATGTACCTAACTGGCATAGAGATCTGGTACGAGTATGTGAAAACATCCCTATAGTGTTGTGTGGCAACAAAGTGGATATTAAGGACAGAAAAGTCAAGGCAAAGTCAATTGTCTTCCACAGGAAGAAGAATCTTCAG TACTATGATATCTCAGCTAAGAGTAACTACAACTTTGAGAAGCCCTTCCTCTGGCTTGCCAGGAAGCTAATTGGAGATCCCAACTTGGAGTTTGTTGCCATGCCTGCTCTTGCGCCTCCAGAGGTTGTTATGGACCCAGCATTGGCAGCACAGTATGAGCAAGACTTACAG ATTGCTCAGACCACTGCCCTGCCAGATGAAGATGATGACCTGTAA